A stretch of the Streptomyces sp. WMMB303 genome encodes the following:
- a CDS encoding TetR/AcrR family transcriptional regulator, translating into MGAARTPRSRWIEEGLRVLARGGPDAVRVEALAKHLGVTKGGFYGYFADRGALLEAMLDTWERESVDGVIDRVEREGGDPKTKIQRAGALTFSSDRLLPIDLAVRGWARRDAAVAERLRRVDNRRMALLREMIGTFCPDPDEVEARSMLAFCVAIGEHFIAADYQGRTRAEVRAHAADLVLDRPREEHPGEDGGP; encoded by the coding sequence GTGGGCGCTGCGCGCACCCCCCGGAGCCGGTGGATCGAGGAGGGGCTGCGGGTGCTGGCCCGCGGCGGCCCGGACGCGGTCCGCGTCGAAGCGCTGGCCAAGCACCTCGGCGTCACCAAGGGGGGCTTCTACGGCTACTTCGCCGACCGGGGAGCGCTGCTGGAGGCGATGCTGGATACCTGGGAGCGGGAGAGCGTCGACGGGGTCATCGACCGCGTCGAGCGCGAGGGCGGCGACCCGAAGACCAAGATCCAGCGGGCCGGTGCGCTGACCTTCTCCAGCGACCGGCTGCTCCCCATCGACCTCGCGGTCCGCGGCTGGGCTCGCCGGGACGCCGCGGTCGCCGAGCGCCTGCGCAGGGTGGACAACCGGCGGATGGCGCTGCTGCGCGAGATGATCGGCACCTTCTGCCCCGACCCCGACGAGGTGGAGGCGCGCAGCATGCTCGCCTTCTGCGTGGCGATCGGCGAGCACTTCATCGCCGCCGACTACCAGGGCCGGACGCGGGCCGAGGTGCGGGCGCACGCCGCCGACCTGGTGCTCGACCGCCCCCGGGAGGAGCACCCCGGGGAGGACGGCGGACCGTGA
- a CDS encoding serine hydrolase, producing MTDGHLLRELRQALHDGGLTGSFLVRDLRTGREAGIDPDFELPVASLVKLPLALATLERIRRGELDGAQQLDVQPGRATRPGPTGLTRFRHPARVALDDLLYLSTSLSDNAAANALFGLTPPGDVDARVRALGVRGLAIRHALGELTDTPVEHLPAQNAPLAHSLAVGAATGGHGHRLPQLDVTRANSGTARAFADLLEVFWTPSAVDPHVAARIRSLMADNVLRQRLAPDFSSDAATWASKTGTLLNLRHEVGVVEHEDGDVFAVAALTESRVPAVAQPGAEALMAQVARELRDHLRHG from the coding sequence ATGACGGACGGCCACCTGCTGCGGGAGCTGCGCCAGGCCCTGCACGACGGCGGACTGACCGGCTCGTTCCTCGTGCGCGACCTGCGGACGGGGCGGGAGGCGGGCATCGACCCGGACTTCGAGCTGCCCGTCGCCTCCCTCGTCAAGCTGCCCCTCGCCCTCGCGACCCTGGAGCGTATCCGGCGCGGTGAACTCGACGGCGCCCAGCAGCTCGACGTGCAGCCGGGCCGCGCCACCCGGCCCGGCCCCACCGGGCTCACCCGCTTCCGGCATCCGGCCCGCGTCGCCCTCGACGACCTCCTCTACCTCAGCACCTCCCTCAGCGACAACGCCGCCGCCAACGCCCTGTTCGGCCTCACCCCGCCCGGGGACGTGGATGCCCGGGTGCGGGCGCTGGGGGTGCGGGGCCTCGCGATCCGGCACGCCCTCGGCGAGCTGACCGACACGCCCGTGGAGCACCTACCGGCGCAGAACGCGCCTCTGGCGCACTCCCTCGCCGTCGGCGCCGCCACCGGCGGGCACGGCCACCGGCTCCCGCAACTCGATGTGACCCGGGCCAACTCCGGGACGGCCCGGGCCTTCGCCGACCTGCTGGAAGTCTTCTGGACCCCCTCGGCCGTTGACCCGCACGTCGCGGCGCGGATCCGCTCCCTGATGGCCGACAACGTGCTGCGCCAACGGCTCGCGCCGGACTTCAGCTCCGACGCGGCCACCTGGGCGTCCAAGACGGGCACCCTCCTCAACCTCCGGCACGAGGTGGGGGTGGTCGAGCACGAGGACGGCGACGTCTTCGCCGTCGCGGCCCTGACCGAGTCCCGGGTACCCGCGGTGGCCCAGCCCGGCGCCGAGGCCCTGATGGCCCAGGTCGCCCGCGAGCTGCGGGACCATCTGCGGCACGGCTGA
- a CDS encoding LysR family transcriptional regulator, giving the protein MDLVGACRAFVHVSERGSFTVGAAAARMSQSVASRRVAALERHFDELLFERSARRTRLTPFGRELLPAARRLVLAAEELQHEAAAARRRPVRLAVPDTCPAPALARLAAAARGHRIALELRTADPEARPHLVRSQQVRAALVAVPPDQARWRVPLGLAGLDRPRARRRYLETLRPRRTGSAPPRRVWLQPEDDVPHIRDPMVRLRDTVGLRPAQLTVAATLTQAAAEVFASQDLLLCSPLQAREFGLHWRPLGELALERTFGLLADEESDAERLGARLDEQIAHCLGADVRKDEDEDEHEHEDADEEES; this is encoded by the coding sequence GTGGATCTTGTAGGCGCCTGCCGTGCGTTCGTGCACGTCAGTGAACGGGGCAGCTTTACCGTGGGCGCGGCCGCGGCGCGCATGTCCCAGTCGGTCGCCAGCCGTCGCGTCGCCGCGCTGGAGCGGCACTTCGACGAACTGCTCTTCGAGCGCAGCGCGCGACGGACCCGCCTGACCCCCTTCGGACGGGAACTGCTCCCCGCGGCGCGGCGGCTGGTGCTCGCGGCCGAGGAGCTTCAGCACGAGGCGGCGGCAGCGCGTCGCCGGCCCGTCCGCCTCGCCGTCCCCGACACCTGCCCGGCACCCGCCCTCGCCCGCCTCGCGGCGGCCGCCCGCGGTCACCGCATCGCCCTGGAGCTGCGCACCGCCGACCCGGAGGCGCGCCCCCACCTCGTCCGCTCCCAGCAGGTGCGGGCCGCGCTCGTGGCGGTCCCGCCGGACCAGGCGCGCTGGCGCGTGCCGCTCGGGCTCGCCGGCCTCGACCGGCCGCGCGCCCGGCGCCGCTACCTGGAAACACTGCGGCCCCGGCGCACCGGCTCGGCGCCGCCCCGCCGCGTCTGGCTCCAGCCCGAGGACGACGTCCCGCACATCCGGGACCCGATGGTCCGGCTGCGCGACACGGTCGGACTGCGTCCCGCGCAGCTCACCGTCGCCGCCACGCTGACCCAGGCGGCCGCCGAGGTGTTCGCCTCGCAGGACCTGCTGCTGTGCTCACCGCTGCAGGCCCGGGAGTTCGGTCTGCACTGGCGGCCCCTCGGCGAACTCGCGCTGGAGCGGACGTTCGGCCTCCTGGCTGACGAGGAGAGCGACGCCGAACGGCTCGGCGCCCGCCTGGACGAGCAGATCGCACACTGCCTGGGCGCGGACGTGCGGAAGGACGAGGACGAGGACGAGCACGAGCACGAGGACGCGGACGAAGAGGAGAGCTGA